A stretch of DNA from Micrococcales bacterium:
ACTATGTCGATTTCTCTGCACGGCATCACGATTGGTGACCACCCCTTTGGGCAGGACACCGTTGGGCGCGACATGTTCGCCATGACCATGCGCGGTATTCAGCAGTCTTTGACCGTGATGGTGTTGATCGGCGTGTTGGCGGCCGTGATTGGCATTCTGGTAGGGGCCACCGCCGGCTACTTCCGCGGCCGGCTCGACACGGCCCTGATGCGCTTCACCGACATGGTTATCGCCATGCCGGTGATGGTCATCGCCCTGGTACTAGGCAAAATGGTCAACGGCGCCAACGCCATTACCCTGGGTGTGGCCTTGGCCTTTGTCTACTGGATGACTATGAGCCGCCTGGTCAGGGCCGAGTTCCTAACCCTGCGCGAGCGAGAATTCGTCGATGCCGCCCGGGTGGCTGGTTCGTCAAACACCCGCATCATTCTCAAACACATCCTGCCCAACGCCATTGGTGTGGTCATTGTCAACACGACCTTGTTGATGTCGCAGGCCATCTTGTTGGAAACGGCTCTGAGTTACTTGGGTTTTGGCATCCAGTTCCCAGATATCTCGCTGGGCAACTTGATTTCCGAGAACCAGACCGCCTTTGCCCAGCGGCCGTGGTTGTTCTGGTGGCCGGGCGTTTTCATCATCTTGATCGCCTTATGTGTCAACTTCGTAGGCGATGGCCTGCGTGACGCCTTCGACCCGCGCCAACGCCGCATCCCGTCGAATCGGAAGATGGCCCGGGCGGCCCGCCGGCAGGCGGCTGGGAAGCAGGTCCCAGCATGAGTCAGCCAAACCTCAATCTCGCCGCCAGCTGGCGGTCTTCAAACTGCGACCAGTGGCACCAGGACTGCGGC
This window harbors:
- a CDS encoding ABC transporter permease; protein product: MNKPVVPDEAVGRGENAIELSAVAGLSQGQIVRRRFFRHRAAIVAMAVMAVILLLAVTSIGWGPIPGWWKWTYDSTHPIAIAGGKPTMSISLHGITIGDHPFGQDTVGRDMFAMTMRGIQQSLTVMVLIGVLAAVIGILVGATAGYFRGRLDTALMRFTDMVIAMPVMVIALVLGKMVNGANAITLGVALAFVYWMTMSRLVRAEFLTLREREFVDAARVAGSSNTRIILKHILPNAIGVVIVNTTLLMSQAILLETALSYLGFGIQFPDISLGNLISENQTAFAQRPWLFWWPGVFIILIALCVNFVGDGLRDAFDPRQRRIPSNRKMARAARRQAAGKQVPA